A single window of Hirundo rustica isolate bHirRus1 chromosome 16, bHirRus1.pri.v3, whole genome shotgun sequence DNA harbors:
- the TPX2 gene encoding targeting protein for Xklp2 isoform X1, producing MSKPESRYSFDVPNICIDFATLNEDDVHNADSWFDQKANLENIPPAENLAKVSHCSPAFSKPDVIVPSVPPQEVVMSESDGEAECAQGNAVPQNIVGSLATWRAAAPAEAPQRPGRKPATKQGKTQQRKQPGRMKAERIANTLDNKEDVPPLKKMRILRVPRKAGWSVPGPGGSSGSREKVTEASTKSEPLQDPDLSPGRGKSKLTMPSTPTMLKRTKPSSKLKSTEEQELEKMQQLQQEVMELRKKNEESLKAAIAGAGQPVKRPVSQVTKPIDFHFCTENRIKQNVETQPGNEYKELDFAAVLRKHPPSPVRMPKGPTVPKPFNLSQGNKRKLEEATTEYVSFAEQVEAFQKRTPPRYHLRSRKSEEGSVSKKPVKARLTHPKTPVLRTKQRLRPVTCKTAAELEAEEIEKIQQYKFKAREVNHKIFEGGPLLPKKPTVKELTQPIGFQLEIEKRIQERESKKQQEEERFEFHSRPCPTKILEDVVGVPEKKALPVTVPKSPAFTLRSRTRVSGREEEKEKEEVAVIKANPMPHYGVPFKPKMPEQRHVEVCPFSFDARDRERQIQKEKKIEELQKEEVPKFKALPLPYFDQVKLPEKKVKTPTQPEPFHLQVDERGAAKLQSWKQQLKEDLKRQKEAACFKARPNTVMYQEPFVPKKEHKMLSESLSGSVVPESFELATERRAKERQEFEKRLADAEALRERYEEQIRQQQEEREKEEVAKLRQEMVHKANPIRKYRSLEVKPSDQPLTMPKSPNFSDRFRC from the exons ATGTCTAAGCCAGAATCCCGTTACTCTTTTGATGTCCCAAACATCTGCATCGACTTTGCAACTCTGAATGAGGATGATGTACACAATGCAGACTCCTGGTTTG ACCAAAAAGCCAATCTGGAGAACATCCCTCCTGCAGAAAATCTGGCAAAGGTCTCACACTGCAGCCCTGCTTTTTCAAAGCCCGATGTTATTGTGCCTTCTGTCCCACCACAAGAAGTAGTGATGA GTGAAAGCGATGGTGAAGCCGAATGTGCCCAGGGCAACGCGGTCCCTCAGAATATCGTTGGGTCCCTGGcaacctggagagctgctgcccctgcagagGCCCCTCAGAG ACCAGGCAGGAAACCGGCTACAAAGCAGGGGAAAACCCAGCAGCGCAAGCAGCCAGGCAGAATGAAAGCAGAGAGAATTGCTAATACCCTGGATAATAAGGAAGACGTTCCACccctgaagaaaatgagaat ccttAGAGTACCAAGGAAAGCTGGATGGTCTGTACCTGGGCCTGGGGGGAG TtctggcagcagagagaaggTGACAGAAGCATCCACAAAGAGCGAGCCCCTGCAGGATCCTGACCTCTCCccaggcagagggaaaagcaaacTGACCATGCCTTCCACGCCAACAATGTTGAA GAGGACCAAACCTTCTAGCAAGCTGAAGAGtacagaggagcaggagctggaaaagaTGCAGCAGTTGCAGCAGGAGGTTATGGAGCTGAGGAAGAAGAACGAGGAGTCTCTGAAAGCAGCTattgctggagcag GACAACCTGTGAAGAGACCTGTTAGTCAAGTAACAAAGCCAATTGATTTTCACTTCTGCACGGAGAATAGAATTAAACAGAATGTGGAAACCCAGCCTGGGAACGAGTACAAGGAGCTGGATTTTGCAGCAGTACTGAGGAAGCATCCTCCTTCTCCG GTGCGAATGCCAAAGGGACCCACTGTCCCCAAACCTTTCAATCTGTCCcagggaaacaaaagaaaactcgAAGAAGCCACAACAGAGTATGTGTCCTTTGCTGAGCAGGTAGAAGCATTCCAAAAACGCACACCCCCTCGTTACCATTTGAGGAGCAGGAAATCTGAGGAAG GCTCTGTTTCCAAAAAGCCGGTGAAGGCTCGGCTCacacaccccaaaacaccaGTGCTGAGAACAAAGCAGCGCTTGAGACCTGTCACctgcaaaactgctgcagagtTAGAAGCAGAGGAAATAGAGAAAATTCAACA GTACAAATTCAAAGCACGAGAAGTCAATCACAAAATCTTTGAGGGTGGGCCACTCCTGCCCAAGAAACCCACTGTGAAGGAGCTCACCCAACCTATCGGCTTTCAGCTGGAAATAGAAAAAAGGATTCAGGAGCGTGAGAgtaagaagcagcaggaggaagagcgCTTCGAATTCCATTCCAGGCCATGTCCCACAAAAATCCTGGAGGATGTTGTG GGTGTTCCAGAGAAGAAAGCACTTCCTGTTACAGTCCCCAAGTCTCCAGCCTTCACACTGAGAAGCAGGACCCGTGTGTCTggcagggaggaagagaag GAAAAAGAGGAGGTGGCTGTGATCAAAGCTAATCCTATGCCACATTATGGAGTGCCCTTCAAACCCAAAATGCCAGAGCAGAGGCATGTGGAAGTTTGCCCCTTCTCTTTTGATGCCCGGGACAGAGAGCGACaaatacaaaaagagaaaaaaattgaagaactACAGAAGGAAGAG GTGCCAAAGTTCAAAGCGCTGCCTCTGCCTTACTTTGACCAAGTTAAACTGCCAGAAAAGAAGGTCAAAACCCCAACTCAGCCTGAACCGTTCCATCTGCAGGTGGATGAACGGGGAGCTGCCAAGCTCCAGAGCTGGAAACAGCAG CTTAAAGAAGActtgaaaaggcagaaagaggCAGCATGTTTTAAAGCTCGTCCCAACACAGTGATGTACCAGGAGCCTTTTGTGCCCAAAAAGGAACATAAGATGCTATCAG AGAGCCTTTCTGGTTCTGTAGTTCCTGAAAGCTTTGAGCTGGCAAcagaaagaagagcaaaagaACGGCAAGAATTTGAAAAGCGATTGGCAGACGCAGAAGCCTTAAGGGAGAGGTATGAGGAGCAGATCAGGCAGCAACAAGAGGAGCGTGAAAAGGAAGAAGTTGCTAAGCTAAGACAAGAGATG gTTCACAAGGCAAACCCAATACGCAAATACCGCAGCCTAGAAGTGAAGCCCAGTGATCAACCACTGACTATGCCAAAGTCTCCCAACTTCTCAGACAGATTCCGATGCTGA
- the TPX2 gene encoding targeting protein for Xklp2 isoform X3, whose translation MSKPESRYSFDVPNICIDFATLNEDDVHNADSWFDQKANLENIPPAENLAKVSHCSPAFSKPDVIVPSVPPQEVVMSESDGEAECAQGNAVPQNIVGSLATWRAAAPAEAPQRPGRKPATKQGKTQQRKQPGRMKAERIANTLDNKEDVPPLKKMRISGSREKVTEASTKSEPLQDPDLSPGRGKSKLTMPSTPTMLKRTKPSSKLKSTEEQELEKMQQLQQEVMELRKKNEESLKAAIAGAGQPVKRPVSQVTKPIDFHFCTENRIKQNVETQPGNEYKELDFAAVLRKHPPSPVRMPKGPTVPKPFNLSQGNKRKLEEATTEYVSFAEQVEAFQKRTPPRYHLRSRKSEEGSVSKKPVKARLTHPKTPVLRTKQRLRPVTCKTAAELEAEEIEKIQQYKFKAREVNHKIFEGGPLLPKKPTVKELTQPIGFQLEIEKRIQERESKKQQEEERFEFHSRPCPTKILEDVVGVPEKKALPVTVPKSPAFTLRSRTRVSGREEEKEKEEVAVIKANPMPHYGVPFKPKMPEQRHVEVCPFSFDARDRERQIQKEKKIEELQKEEVPKFKALPLPYFDQVKLPEKKVKTPTQPEPFHLQVDERGAAKLQSWKQQLKEDLKRQKEAACFKARPNTVMYQEPFVPKKEHKMLSESLSGSVVPESFELATERRAKERQEFEKRLADAEALRERYEEQIRQQQEEREKEEVAKLRQEMVHKANPIRKYRSLEVKPSDQPLTMPKSPNFSDRFRC comes from the exons ATGTCTAAGCCAGAATCCCGTTACTCTTTTGATGTCCCAAACATCTGCATCGACTTTGCAACTCTGAATGAGGATGATGTACACAATGCAGACTCCTGGTTTG ACCAAAAAGCCAATCTGGAGAACATCCCTCCTGCAGAAAATCTGGCAAAGGTCTCACACTGCAGCCCTGCTTTTTCAAAGCCCGATGTTATTGTGCCTTCTGTCCCACCACAAGAAGTAGTGATGA GTGAAAGCGATGGTGAAGCCGAATGTGCCCAGGGCAACGCGGTCCCTCAGAATATCGTTGGGTCCCTGGcaacctggagagctgctgcccctgcagagGCCCCTCAGAG ACCAGGCAGGAAACCGGCTACAAAGCAGGGGAAAACCCAGCAGCGCAAGCAGCCAGGCAGAATGAAAGCAGAGAGAATTGCTAATACCCTGGATAATAAGGAAGACGTTCCACccctgaagaaaatgagaat TtctggcagcagagagaaggTGACAGAAGCATCCACAAAGAGCGAGCCCCTGCAGGATCCTGACCTCTCCccaggcagagggaaaagcaaacTGACCATGCCTTCCACGCCAACAATGTTGAA GAGGACCAAACCTTCTAGCAAGCTGAAGAGtacagaggagcaggagctggaaaagaTGCAGCAGTTGCAGCAGGAGGTTATGGAGCTGAGGAAGAAGAACGAGGAGTCTCTGAAAGCAGCTattgctggagcag GACAACCTGTGAAGAGACCTGTTAGTCAAGTAACAAAGCCAATTGATTTTCACTTCTGCACGGAGAATAGAATTAAACAGAATGTGGAAACCCAGCCTGGGAACGAGTACAAGGAGCTGGATTTTGCAGCAGTACTGAGGAAGCATCCTCCTTCTCCG GTGCGAATGCCAAAGGGACCCACTGTCCCCAAACCTTTCAATCTGTCCcagggaaacaaaagaaaactcgAAGAAGCCACAACAGAGTATGTGTCCTTTGCTGAGCAGGTAGAAGCATTCCAAAAACGCACACCCCCTCGTTACCATTTGAGGAGCAGGAAATCTGAGGAAG GCTCTGTTTCCAAAAAGCCGGTGAAGGCTCGGCTCacacaccccaaaacaccaGTGCTGAGAACAAAGCAGCGCTTGAGACCTGTCACctgcaaaactgctgcagagtTAGAAGCAGAGGAAATAGAGAAAATTCAACA GTACAAATTCAAAGCACGAGAAGTCAATCACAAAATCTTTGAGGGTGGGCCACTCCTGCCCAAGAAACCCACTGTGAAGGAGCTCACCCAACCTATCGGCTTTCAGCTGGAAATAGAAAAAAGGATTCAGGAGCGTGAGAgtaagaagcagcaggaggaagagcgCTTCGAATTCCATTCCAGGCCATGTCCCACAAAAATCCTGGAGGATGTTGTG GGTGTTCCAGAGAAGAAAGCACTTCCTGTTACAGTCCCCAAGTCTCCAGCCTTCACACTGAGAAGCAGGACCCGTGTGTCTggcagggaggaagagaag GAAAAAGAGGAGGTGGCTGTGATCAAAGCTAATCCTATGCCACATTATGGAGTGCCCTTCAAACCCAAAATGCCAGAGCAGAGGCATGTGGAAGTTTGCCCCTTCTCTTTTGATGCCCGGGACAGAGAGCGACaaatacaaaaagagaaaaaaattgaagaactACAGAAGGAAGAG GTGCCAAAGTTCAAAGCGCTGCCTCTGCCTTACTTTGACCAAGTTAAACTGCCAGAAAAGAAGGTCAAAACCCCAACTCAGCCTGAACCGTTCCATCTGCAGGTGGATGAACGGGGAGCTGCCAAGCTCCAGAGCTGGAAACAGCAG CTTAAAGAAGActtgaaaaggcagaaagaggCAGCATGTTTTAAAGCTCGTCCCAACACAGTGATGTACCAGGAGCCTTTTGTGCCCAAAAAGGAACATAAGATGCTATCAG AGAGCCTTTCTGGTTCTGTAGTTCCTGAAAGCTTTGAGCTGGCAAcagaaagaagagcaaaagaACGGCAAGAATTTGAAAAGCGATTGGCAGACGCAGAAGCCTTAAGGGAGAGGTATGAGGAGCAGATCAGGCAGCAACAAGAGGAGCGTGAAAAGGAAGAAGTTGCTAAGCTAAGACAAGAGATG gTTCACAAGGCAAACCCAATACGCAAATACCGCAGCCTAGAAGTGAAGCCCAGTGATCAACCACTGACTATGCCAAAGTCTCCCAACTTCTCAGACAGATTCCGATGCTGA
- the TPX2 gene encoding targeting protein for Xklp2 isoform X4 — protein MSKPESRYSFDVPNICIDFATLNEDDVHNADSWFDQKANLENIPPAENLAKVSHCSPAFSKPDVIVPSVPPQEVVMSESDGEAECAQGNAVPQNIVGSLATWRAAAPAEAPQRPGRKPATKQGKTQQRKQPGRMKAERIANTLDNKEDVPPLKKMRISGSREKVTEASTKSEPLQDPDLSPGRGKSKLTMPSTPTMLKRTKPSSKLKSTEEQELEKMQQLQQEVMELRKKNEESLKAAIAGAGQPVKRPVSQVTKPIDFHFCTENRIKQNVETQPGNEYKELDFAAVLRKHPPSPVRMPKGPTVPKPFNLSQGNKRKLEEATTEYVSFAEQVEAFQKRTPPRYHLRSRKSEEGSVSKKPVKARLTHPKTPVLRTKQRLRPVTCKTAAELEAEEIEKIQQYKFKAREVNHKIFEGGPLLPKKPTVKELTQPIGFQLEIEKRIQERESKKQQEEERFEFHSRPCPTKILEDVVGVPEKKALPVTVPKSPAFTLRSRTRVSGREEEKEKEEVAVIKANPMPHYGVPFKPKMPEQRHVEVCPFSFDARDRERQIQKEKKIEELQKEEVPKFKALPLPYFDQVKLPEKKVKTPTQPEPFHLQVDERGAAKLQSWKQQLKEDLKRQKEAACFKARPNTVMYQEPFVPKKEHKMLSVPESFELATERRAKERQEFEKRLADAEALRERYEEQIRQQQEEREKEEVAKLRQEMVHKANPIRKYRSLEVKPSDQPLTMPKSPNFSDRFRC, from the exons ATGTCTAAGCCAGAATCCCGTTACTCTTTTGATGTCCCAAACATCTGCATCGACTTTGCAACTCTGAATGAGGATGATGTACACAATGCAGACTCCTGGTTTG ACCAAAAAGCCAATCTGGAGAACATCCCTCCTGCAGAAAATCTGGCAAAGGTCTCACACTGCAGCCCTGCTTTTTCAAAGCCCGATGTTATTGTGCCTTCTGTCCCACCACAAGAAGTAGTGATGA GTGAAAGCGATGGTGAAGCCGAATGTGCCCAGGGCAACGCGGTCCCTCAGAATATCGTTGGGTCCCTGGcaacctggagagctgctgcccctgcagagGCCCCTCAGAG ACCAGGCAGGAAACCGGCTACAAAGCAGGGGAAAACCCAGCAGCGCAAGCAGCCAGGCAGAATGAAAGCAGAGAGAATTGCTAATACCCTGGATAATAAGGAAGACGTTCCACccctgaagaaaatgagaat TtctggcagcagagagaaggTGACAGAAGCATCCACAAAGAGCGAGCCCCTGCAGGATCCTGACCTCTCCccaggcagagggaaaagcaaacTGACCATGCCTTCCACGCCAACAATGTTGAA GAGGACCAAACCTTCTAGCAAGCTGAAGAGtacagaggagcaggagctggaaaagaTGCAGCAGTTGCAGCAGGAGGTTATGGAGCTGAGGAAGAAGAACGAGGAGTCTCTGAAAGCAGCTattgctggagcag GACAACCTGTGAAGAGACCTGTTAGTCAAGTAACAAAGCCAATTGATTTTCACTTCTGCACGGAGAATAGAATTAAACAGAATGTGGAAACCCAGCCTGGGAACGAGTACAAGGAGCTGGATTTTGCAGCAGTACTGAGGAAGCATCCTCCTTCTCCG GTGCGAATGCCAAAGGGACCCACTGTCCCCAAACCTTTCAATCTGTCCcagggaaacaaaagaaaactcgAAGAAGCCACAACAGAGTATGTGTCCTTTGCTGAGCAGGTAGAAGCATTCCAAAAACGCACACCCCCTCGTTACCATTTGAGGAGCAGGAAATCTGAGGAAG GCTCTGTTTCCAAAAAGCCGGTGAAGGCTCGGCTCacacaccccaaaacaccaGTGCTGAGAACAAAGCAGCGCTTGAGACCTGTCACctgcaaaactgctgcagagtTAGAAGCAGAGGAAATAGAGAAAATTCAACA GTACAAATTCAAAGCACGAGAAGTCAATCACAAAATCTTTGAGGGTGGGCCACTCCTGCCCAAGAAACCCACTGTGAAGGAGCTCACCCAACCTATCGGCTTTCAGCTGGAAATAGAAAAAAGGATTCAGGAGCGTGAGAgtaagaagcagcaggaggaagagcgCTTCGAATTCCATTCCAGGCCATGTCCCACAAAAATCCTGGAGGATGTTGTG GGTGTTCCAGAGAAGAAAGCACTTCCTGTTACAGTCCCCAAGTCTCCAGCCTTCACACTGAGAAGCAGGACCCGTGTGTCTggcagggaggaagagaag GAAAAAGAGGAGGTGGCTGTGATCAAAGCTAATCCTATGCCACATTATGGAGTGCCCTTCAAACCCAAAATGCCAGAGCAGAGGCATGTGGAAGTTTGCCCCTTCTCTTTTGATGCCCGGGACAGAGAGCGACaaatacaaaaagagaaaaaaattgaagaactACAGAAGGAAGAG GTGCCAAAGTTCAAAGCGCTGCCTCTGCCTTACTTTGACCAAGTTAAACTGCCAGAAAAGAAGGTCAAAACCCCAACTCAGCCTGAACCGTTCCATCTGCAGGTGGATGAACGGGGAGCTGCCAAGCTCCAGAGCTGGAAACAGCAG CTTAAAGAAGActtgaaaaggcagaaagaggCAGCATGTTTTAAAGCTCGTCCCAACACAGTGATGTACCAGGAGCCTTTTGTGCCCAAAAAGGAACATAAGATGCTATCAG TTCCTGAAAGCTTTGAGCTGGCAAcagaaagaagagcaaaagaACGGCAAGAATTTGAAAAGCGATTGGCAGACGCAGAAGCCTTAAGGGAGAGGTATGAGGAGCAGATCAGGCAGCAACAAGAGGAGCGTGAAAAGGAAGAAGTTGCTAAGCTAAGACAAGAGATG gTTCACAAGGCAAACCCAATACGCAAATACCGCAGCCTAGAAGTGAAGCCCAGTGATCAACCACTGACTATGCCAAAGTCTCCCAACTTCTCAGACAGATTCCGATGCTGA
- the TPX2 gene encoding targeting protein for Xklp2 isoform X2, with the protein MSKPESRYSFDVPNICIDFATLNEDDVHNADSWFDQKANLENIPPAENLAKVSHCSPAFSKPDVIVPSVPPQEVVMSESDGEAECAQGNAVPQNIVGSLATWRAAAPAEAPQRPGRKPATKQGKTQQRKQPGRMKAERIANTLDNKEDVPPLKKMRILRVPRKAGWSVPGPGGSSGSREKVTEASTKSEPLQDPDLSPGRGKSKLTMPSTPTMLKRTKPSSKLKSTEEQELEKMQQLQQEVMELRKKNEESLKAAIAGAGQPVKRPVSQVTKPIDFHFCTENRIKQNVETQPGNEYKELDFAAVLRKHPPSPVRMPKGPTVPKPFNLSQGNKRKLEEATTEYVSFAEQVEAFQKRTPPRYHLRSRKSEEGSVSKKPVKARLTHPKTPVLRTKQRLRPVTCKTAAELEAEEIEKIQQYKFKAREVNHKIFEGGPLLPKKPTVKELTQPIGFQLEIEKRIQERESKKQQEEERFEFHSRPCPTKILEDVVGVPEKKALPVTVPKSPAFTLRSRTRVSGREEEKEKEEVAVIKANPMPHYGVPFKPKMPEQRHVEVCPFSFDARDRERQIQKEKKIEELQKEEVPKFKALPLPYFDQVKLPEKKVKTPTQPEPFHLQVDERGAAKLQSWKQQLKEDLKRQKEAACFKARPNTVMYQEPFVPKKEHKMLSVPESFELATERRAKERQEFEKRLADAEALRERYEEQIRQQQEEREKEEVAKLRQEMVHKANPIRKYRSLEVKPSDQPLTMPKSPNFSDRFRC; encoded by the exons ATGTCTAAGCCAGAATCCCGTTACTCTTTTGATGTCCCAAACATCTGCATCGACTTTGCAACTCTGAATGAGGATGATGTACACAATGCAGACTCCTGGTTTG ACCAAAAAGCCAATCTGGAGAACATCCCTCCTGCAGAAAATCTGGCAAAGGTCTCACACTGCAGCCCTGCTTTTTCAAAGCCCGATGTTATTGTGCCTTCTGTCCCACCACAAGAAGTAGTGATGA GTGAAAGCGATGGTGAAGCCGAATGTGCCCAGGGCAACGCGGTCCCTCAGAATATCGTTGGGTCCCTGGcaacctggagagctgctgcccctgcagagGCCCCTCAGAG ACCAGGCAGGAAACCGGCTACAAAGCAGGGGAAAACCCAGCAGCGCAAGCAGCCAGGCAGAATGAAAGCAGAGAGAATTGCTAATACCCTGGATAATAAGGAAGACGTTCCACccctgaagaaaatgagaat ccttAGAGTACCAAGGAAAGCTGGATGGTCTGTACCTGGGCCTGGGGGGAG TtctggcagcagagagaaggTGACAGAAGCATCCACAAAGAGCGAGCCCCTGCAGGATCCTGACCTCTCCccaggcagagggaaaagcaaacTGACCATGCCTTCCACGCCAACAATGTTGAA GAGGACCAAACCTTCTAGCAAGCTGAAGAGtacagaggagcaggagctggaaaagaTGCAGCAGTTGCAGCAGGAGGTTATGGAGCTGAGGAAGAAGAACGAGGAGTCTCTGAAAGCAGCTattgctggagcag GACAACCTGTGAAGAGACCTGTTAGTCAAGTAACAAAGCCAATTGATTTTCACTTCTGCACGGAGAATAGAATTAAACAGAATGTGGAAACCCAGCCTGGGAACGAGTACAAGGAGCTGGATTTTGCAGCAGTACTGAGGAAGCATCCTCCTTCTCCG GTGCGAATGCCAAAGGGACCCACTGTCCCCAAACCTTTCAATCTGTCCcagggaaacaaaagaaaactcgAAGAAGCCACAACAGAGTATGTGTCCTTTGCTGAGCAGGTAGAAGCATTCCAAAAACGCACACCCCCTCGTTACCATTTGAGGAGCAGGAAATCTGAGGAAG GCTCTGTTTCCAAAAAGCCGGTGAAGGCTCGGCTCacacaccccaaaacaccaGTGCTGAGAACAAAGCAGCGCTTGAGACCTGTCACctgcaaaactgctgcagagtTAGAAGCAGAGGAAATAGAGAAAATTCAACA GTACAAATTCAAAGCACGAGAAGTCAATCACAAAATCTTTGAGGGTGGGCCACTCCTGCCCAAGAAACCCACTGTGAAGGAGCTCACCCAACCTATCGGCTTTCAGCTGGAAATAGAAAAAAGGATTCAGGAGCGTGAGAgtaagaagcagcaggaggaagagcgCTTCGAATTCCATTCCAGGCCATGTCCCACAAAAATCCTGGAGGATGTTGTG GGTGTTCCAGAGAAGAAAGCACTTCCTGTTACAGTCCCCAAGTCTCCAGCCTTCACACTGAGAAGCAGGACCCGTGTGTCTggcagggaggaagagaag GAAAAAGAGGAGGTGGCTGTGATCAAAGCTAATCCTATGCCACATTATGGAGTGCCCTTCAAACCCAAAATGCCAGAGCAGAGGCATGTGGAAGTTTGCCCCTTCTCTTTTGATGCCCGGGACAGAGAGCGACaaatacaaaaagagaaaaaaattgaagaactACAGAAGGAAGAG GTGCCAAAGTTCAAAGCGCTGCCTCTGCCTTACTTTGACCAAGTTAAACTGCCAGAAAAGAAGGTCAAAACCCCAACTCAGCCTGAACCGTTCCATCTGCAGGTGGATGAACGGGGAGCTGCCAAGCTCCAGAGCTGGAAACAGCAG CTTAAAGAAGActtgaaaaggcagaaagaggCAGCATGTTTTAAAGCTCGTCCCAACACAGTGATGTACCAGGAGCCTTTTGTGCCCAAAAAGGAACATAAGATGCTATCAG TTCCTGAAAGCTTTGAGCTGGCAAcagaaagaagagcaaaagaACGGCAAGAATTTGAAAAGCGATTGGCAGACGCAGAAGCCTTAAGGGAGAGGTATGAGGAGCAGATCAGGCAGCAACAAGAGGAGCGTGAAAAGGAAGAAGTTGCTAAGCTAAGACAAGAGATG gTTCACAAGGCAAACCCAATACGCAAATACCGCAGCCTAGAAGTGAAGCCCAGTGATCAACCACTGACTATGCCAAAGTCTCCCAACTTCTCAGACAGATTCCGATGCTGA